The Crassostrea angulata isolate pt1a10 chromosome 1, ASM2561291v2, whole genome shotgun sequence nucleotide sequence AAGCATATTCTGGTCCACCTAATTTTACcaattacaatttgaaaaagCACCACACATGCCATCATGATCgttgtttaaaaaagaagacaCTCATAGTTAACATCACTCTGTGGTAATCTCTTCAGATTCTAACCGCCTGACCGTTCTATTCACGTCCTGTGAATGCATATCAAACAACATTGTCAGAGTTTTCGTCTTATCTCTGTTCCGTCCACGCCATGTAAATTTGTCCTTCAGTCTTCTGTAGGTGTTCTTACCCCCAAGCTTGGTGTCGATACATGCGTACATTTCTCCGTGTGTGTCGGAAAAGTAAGATTCTCTAATGTCGGCGTAGATTGGATCTATTTCTCTTTGTGGGTCTGCTTGTAGCCTTTGAGAGACACCCTGTTTCCTTTTAATTCCTCTTGGTAAAAGCAGGTATTTTCGtctgttgaataaaaaaatcaatttttatgctCCCCATTCATGTTTTGTAATGCAACTGATACTACCATTTCCCCTGTTTTAAACCTTTTGTGACACTTATGATTACTTAATTACATTTCATACATAGAGCATTACCTTTCAATCATTATGAAGTAAATTCACAACtaataagaaaatatgaacTATCATCTCTTCCAACAGCCTAAAGGAATGACCGCTAAATGATTTgtcacaaattttatttatcgcGGGCTATTCAAATAGTTAAATATTGATTCGAAAATACCAGAAAGTAACTGCTTTTTCGATTGTGTTAAGATTTGTTTGGCTTCATGACTCAATAAATAACCACTTACCTACTTCTCCAAGACAGATAAAAGTGGATCGTCAGGATTAGGTTGGCTAAGATGAGCACAAACAGGAATACCGTCGTCAACATTCCATCATCTAACAGGATAATTATAACAATCGATGGCGTATTTTTATTGGAAATCACTGCCTCATAatttatgacgtcattaaaaaGATAAGTTCATGCAATTGTACAAAATCTACAGTATTTACACTTATGGTTCTAATGatttgtctttttaaaatggttaCATGCGCCTtttttaaggaggccgactcgGTGCAAAAAGCAAAAACCCTTCGACTTTTTATAAGATGTCACCTGCATGTCGGGTTATTTAGTTATTTCCTAAAATAAAGGGACATAAACTTGAGGATTGGATGTTCGATCAAATTTTCTCTAATCTTTATATGTAGTAAGGATTTTCGTCTAGTTTTCAAAAGAGGTAATCTAATTATACAAGTAATTCATTGTAGATAAGATATTTCGTCCCAAAATAAATTATGAGTTGAATATTCTGTGAAACGGAAAAGAGTTAAGATTTCTGAATAAAGGCTTTACATATGCTAAAGATCTAAAATGATATGATAACCTTTTTATACTCTTTTCAATTAATGTAATTTGAAATatctgcaaagaaaattaataaagcaaTCACAGTTGcaaattttagaaaaacataTTATTCTTTTGTAAATGAATTTCAACTTGTACGAAAATTCAAGTTCGTAaaaacgagatcttttctcttACATGtgataacgagataattaactcgtattAACGAGATcctttctcgtaattacgagataaaaatatcttttatggCTCTATTTGTCTTTCGTACTTATCAAATACCTATAGCAAATCCTTGTCGATGTGTGAATAACGTCTCTACAGTTTCATTGCACGATGCCATTCAAATAATGAGCCAGGGCAAACTAGAAAAGAtaattgtttattgaaattcatattagaaattgatttaattagtaaatatcttattataattccacaagcttgaaatttttttgttttgttttgtttttgtgtgtgtgcgtgtgtttTATTtagtgtggttttttttatattataaatttataacaatattATCGTTTATTGGCATATGGTCAATAGATTTATTAGTTTAAGTAGCACTTACCAATGAATGAATTAATCCTCCAAACCATATGTCAATGAGGAAAATCTTAGTTCCTCTATCAAAGCATGTCTATTTCATAAGGAAATAACAtcacattttcattgaatttttacTTAACGGATACttttgactttttattttttccgcatgcatgcatttacaaatagaaattagattttaaatggaaaatataatacaaattctatttcaaatctcaattaaaatactttttggAAAAACTAAATCGAACAATGCTATATGCATTATCATAACCATAAGTAAGAGCATTGTCATTTTAAACGGATTTAGTATCGTTTATATTACATTGTTCCATCAAGGACTCAAGctctaaatgtattatttaaaactagagccgagctcgttgcaaagcaacgagtaggtcttccgtcgcaacttcgtgtcgcgaaaggattgtccatcagtctgattaaaacacctccttctcctgacacttttcagagcctgacagaccctgttttgataaaaggtcatctttacaCGACCATTTCTTCTTAACaattagagctttagaaaattgattggaactcttcaaatggagacaaaataaaattaattcatgcctgttttctatgtaacctctagattgagtattgcaccactcattaaacagataaaggcatatcATTGCTAAGAAGGTGTTTATTtagattgtatgcaaatgtggaggtcaagtggAGATCTGtctgttattgatacaggtctatcagaacctggcgagtgtaaggagaagggaaatggtttttaatgatactggattatcaatatgataatagtaagttcaagaaatcgaaaacgagactcaatttcaaagtattattttcataccaggcaagttcttcgtttaacttacttcaagtttaggataactttaaaaagtacatcatttatgtacatgtatataatcaatttaattataataaaagtgtggatgtggtggtgggggaaatgacccaaaaatcaagtttctaagcgttaacttaagggaaattttggCTGAGAGAAAGGGGGGCATTGctcccactggaccatctaaaaggtactgttagcaagTTCACAAATGATATCCCCGCTAAGAAAGAAGTCATTAATCACTTATTTCTCTATCAGAGAATAATGGATCGTTCTTTTTCTTTAGTGAGTCAGACAAGgcagggtatatttacaggtcacaagtaatctttatgtcaaactctagcttttactcatttccattaatacaataTATGGCACATGTTTAATATCACTTTGAACTTACgcaactgaccctgggtcaagttcgtgacacatcatcggtcatcaggaatctttacatgaaatagaaactcccaATGTCTTTCCTTAAATGCCTTAGGGACAAATcattacacaccctcaggtcataagcaatctttgtgtgaagtaataaattccaaagtggaccggaaacaaattttgcacttttcctgccagtgacctttactttgtccaaatgaccttgggtttagGTCATGACGCTTTGTCAGGTAATGAGTaatatttgtatgaagtaagaacacttccaatgtttctccatcagaaagatatagaccggacacgacgtacggacggacaaggtgatttttatttacacCCCCCCCCTGAATTTATTTTCGTGGAgtataaaaatccttttcgcccgttttgtgcggcacaaaaaaagacctatatttttcaattatttctattatatcacatataaatatacattgaaatgtatgatttgtatgcacatttgagttcttctcatcatcgtcggaaaggataagaaacccttggggtccaataatgtcttttcatgggcatttgtcaatttgcatcactaaatgatttccaagcggtaagctatcaaagcttttgagatgttacatgtagatattgaatttctatatatttaaatttaaggttaggaaaaaaaacactttttcatacagtaaaaaaaaatctaaaatagctttatgtacgcgtacacataaataagaagatgtagcaaaagctataaagactttatttcttctgttctagactttttcagagttaacaaACTACAAATTAACAATCtcccattttgacaagctagattaaaaataaaatattcagctgagttttaggtcacttaatctgcattacaacctcatactacacaacttcaatgatttttttttcaatgtgcatataacaatacgtaaaatccccaagaacaaatatctatcgcaattaaatgcaaacatttttgggaggcagaaaagtcgctatattatagtctgcaagtcaattgaactactacaattatttcaaagaaataagaaactgttgacacttgcagtactctatatcattacttctaatcctgagaacaaattttatttaatctttgacttaaaactgttaacttataaaaccagagacataaataacttattaagttatttatgtctctgataatatatattttattctgttcataactatagaagtttagcgtgttcaacaggttaattttttaTCCACATTCTCAGATTGCGATATCGCACGTTTAATGTGAGGTTGATTGACATCGAATATTTAgacacttattgtttaacaattgaccgctgcagtgaaagcatccttccaaatgttactcaattatttatcaattgctgATCTGCAGCCCGGGGGCAATATTCTGATCGCTGACGCGAcacgagattttcggtcgcacgtggagcggattgacttagcatagactgaccaaataaacacacgggtgggaaagtgacatacattgaggagaaaaatgtacacatgttaagtAGTAGCCAAAAATAGGTCTtcgccacattttgaaaaaaaataaagcccttgcactgtgatcatgaaaccgataaaatctaaacaaatcttgtttaagaactcatgtgaacattctaaaaataatcactaaatccctcaattctggacaattcttttatcgtgtcagcctctacagccaatcgcaacttctcgggcctttccggcaagctcggaaaaacacttcgaatgttttacctaggcgtccatgacaacccccctttttataaaacttgatataattacaacacattttatgatctgttgagatgtgagctatacttcattaaaggtatcaatatacactaaaatataacacagaaacgacatacaagacttcttgccgatacttattttaatgggaagcgactccattttgtataaaattctaacatccggtgatgttaatacattcgaggtgtatTTCCaaacttgccggaaaggccagaGAGGTTGCAATTGCCTCtaccgcatgtgttaatttgatatttgattttttttatcctgccttgaacgcttggggactgtttcattttctatattcggctaaataatgcttccaattttgagctttctctctctctatctctctctctctctctctctctctctctctctctctctctctctctctctcattttatgtgcaacATTATGAAGATGTCAACTACTTTCTACGATAGCTATAAAACCTCTCAGCAGTATTTAGTGGAAATATtcgtgggtaaataaaaaaatcttaaattgaaacacaagtcaatcttacatgtaccggtcaaaatctcgaataaacaaatagttggaatcgtacaaaatatcaataaacatgcacgtttgataaagtacatgtagaagaacacgaagctaccgcggatcacttgtccactcgcgcgggatctccttggctatgttctaggggtgatcatcattttaaggtttaatctttgtggtttttcgttgtttatctataacattattagtacatgtatagtttttagaacattttagaattacaaattcactattgatttatgtctgatgatgtttctgatttggaataatatcgcttatatcaatttttagaggggcttctcaattcacattctaatgtttaattaaataaattgaaggtgaacaaactttaagaacataaaattgaaacatttcttgtatatatatcttgttattagataaccgcttccctctaggtagtgcagccgcgaccgatttcctcggccgACTTACGTAAAGGTAAAACACACATAgagagctcagaacccaggaagatttacaatgtttgcagtatgattactaaactctaattaatataacatttttccCCAATTAATCCCACAGTTGATCTTTCTGTCTGACACTGCTTCAGTTCGAGAATAGCATtgcttttatgattaaacagaacgatttcttattgacactctatcgtttaattcaaattaagaatAGTAAGCTTTAATGGCATTGTGTACGATTCTTGtgtttgcggctaaataaaatcacatatgacagacgcgattcttgtgtattagataaccgctgaccgctaggtagtccataggcgaccttggcgatcgattttctcggccgcgggcgagatggGTTATGTAATGACGCACACAACAAAGAATTTGggtcgatttgaaatgcttgcagtaaaatgactcaaatctatttcatggaagttattttttttttaaatctagtttatgtatctcactagataagaaaaagaacgtttatattttctcgtttttgtttttcttcacggttgtccactataggacctaaacagaggtgactccaaaaaaaaggctgtaagaaaaacatgtacacgtatactttttagacactttttcaaatgaatcaaagcatcccgtatatgctggtacactttcagctgttaatttatgtacgtTATGCGCACAAAGACGATtcgcttacttgccaaatgaatacaggtacatgttaacaagacaagctttttacactcatatttcgcattaccggtacaaaataattttgtaacgacattaataacacaataatgaacaacttttctatcgacagctatagcgaaatattaaccatttttgagttataaagcgaagacttttaagggctctagacccctaatttaaggggccaacCCTTTTGCAATGGTGTCAggtgaaagcccttgatattttgcacatattttgttctatatgtgtttagagaaaattttaaactaaagagctacataacaaaaacacacccaaaaatcagcatttttggaaacacaaattcaaattaattttttgaaactttaaaggaggaaaattgtaaaaagaaaactcGGAAGACAACgttcaaactctctatttttaagatttgtgactttgtaacacatgctgtgagcggtttcagagcctttgcgtgcacaagaatgcctatatttttgggaaaaaggggaataactcggtaccggaagtgtcgatttcaacgattttcattagatattgagaaatagtaactacaaataagctctgaaaatttgaactttataggacaacaaacaagcaagatatttgagttttaaaaaacgtctagaagaaaaaaaagaataaaaagaactagatacgatctcgttacgagtaacgagtaggtcttccttgcgatttctgtttttaatcataccatgaataatcgatataattttagaattacccccccccccccaaacacacactttcagaaaatgtatacaaatccctaattacataataaatgggtgttgcaacGAGTTTtgcagatagatattgctacaattaacaactttgcttttataatgcattacgaaatcttaatcgtttttatgtaatttgtaatatactttacgagtttcttgccccccccccccaaaaaaaggggggccagcccctttttcttgatttctttgaaaaggtcttaagaatactgacaatttttgttcttacacccatctaaaattgttgatcatttttgagatataaatgtttgaatattttagggaccagccctctagatccttaatggggacaggaatccgtgttttgataagtggaatcgatttaaatcataaatttaaacattttctcttctatcatgtctaacaaaaaatgtctacttctctagttatattgcgtcaaagtttaagtactttggcccctaaaaatccctaattacgtaataaatgggcgtggcaataattttttctaatagatattggtacgatcaacaactttgcttctatattgcattacaaaaactttatcgtttttaagttatttgtaatagagtttaagagtgccttggccccttaataaaggggccagcccctttttattgaatttgttggaaagaacttttgattctctaccacttttgttatatatgtctaaacaaaatatcaactgataaaaagatataaatcaaaacgtgtgaaaattttgaatgaaaattcgtgcccaattttcgtgcccaggcgagctccaagaaatggcgcaacaggcattaaacaactacatgctgcacaacttcaaactatagtctacctatcctgaaaatttcatattcatatctcttatggtttccgagtttatagctgcacaaaatgtgtcgtcaaaacttacaaaatggccgacaattcggtaccggaagtgactacgaaaaaattaagaaaaatgtattaagtttagatcacgaccaaccatctgtgaaaaaatggttgagatcggtcgaatagatttcgagaaatctcgtgcacaaaatttggaaaaaaaaaataataataataactagatacgatctcgttacgagtaacgagtaggtcttccttgcgatttctgttttaaatcataccatgaataatcgatacaattctagaattatcccccctccctttttcagataatgtatacaaatccattattacgtaataaattgatgtggcaatgagttttccagatagatattgctacaattaacaactttgctttaaTAAtacattacgaaatcttaatcgtttttatgtaatttgtaatcgactttacgagtttcttgccccccccccccaaaaaaaagggaccagcccctttttcttgatttctttgaaaaggtcttaagaatattAACACTtcttgttcttacacccatctaaaattgttgatcatttttgagatacaaatgtatgaatattttaggggccagccctctagatccttaatggggacagaaattcgtgctttgataagtggaatcgatttaaatcataaattcaaacattttctcttctatgatgtctaacaaaatatgtctacttctctagttatattgagTCAAActttaagtactctggcccctaaaaatccctaattacgtaataaatgggcgtggcaataattttttctaatagatatgggtacgatcaacaactttgcttctataatgcattacaaaatctttatcgtttttaagttatttgtaatagggttaacgagtgccttggcccctaatttaaggggccagcccctttttcttgatttgtttgaaaaggtcttgagaatacaaatattttttgctcTTACACCCATGTAATATTGTTGATCATTtctgagatacaaatgtttgaatattttaggggccagccctctagatccttaatggggacggaaattcgtgttttgataagtggaatcgatttaaatcataaattcaaacattttctcttctatgatgtctaacaaaatatttctacttttcTAGtcatttttcgtcaaagtttaagtactttggcccctaaaaatccctaattacgtaataaatgggcgtggcaatgatttttcctaatagatattggtacgatcaacaactttgcttctataatgcattacaaaatctttatcgtttatAAGTTaattgtaatagagtttaagagtgccttggcccctaaaaaaaggggccagcccctttttcttgattttatacgaaaggtctcaggaatactaacattttttgctcttacatccatctaaaattgttgatcacttttgagatacaaatgattgaatattttaggggccagccctctagatccttaatggggacagaaatgcgtgttttgataagtggaatcaattcaaatcatttattcaaacattttctcttctatgatgtctaacaaaatatgtatactaatctagttatttttcgttaaagtttaagtactttggcccctaaaaatccctaattacgtaataaatgggcgtggcaatgtttttttcctaatagatattggtacgatcaacaactttgcttctataatgcattacaaaatctttatcgtttttatgttatttgtaatagagtttatgagtgtcttggcccctaatttaaggggccagcccctatttcttgattttgttgaaaagaacttttgattatctaccttttttgttatatatgttttgacaaaatatcaactcataaaaagatacagatcaaaacgtatgaaaaatttgattcgaaattcgtacccaattttcgagcctaggcgagctcatagaaatggcgccactggcgccataaaactacattgtgcacaacttcaacctatggtctacctatcctgaaaatttcatattcctatctctgatagtgtctgagtttatgtctgcacaaaatgggtcgtaaaaactgacaaaatcggccgtaaatcggaaccggaagtgccgatttcaaaatttcaaaaaacttctagaattatgaccactggctatcatctgagaaaaaatggtcgaaatcggccgaatagttttcgagaaatcgcgtgcacaaaattcgtggaaaataataataataataataataataactagatacgatctcgttacgagtaacgagtaggtcttccgttcaattttttaaacgattcgtttaaaatatcaatgaaatttcagaattctccctcaaccacttccttttagataatgtatacgattgtcaatatcctttaaaatgctttacaaagtgttttgctttttcagatACAGCACATAAAAGATTTAAGGTTTTAGTCCCTGAAAATCCATAAATACGTCATCAGTTGGTcgggcaatgagttttacaatcTGATATTGTttcgatcaacaactttgtttctataatattatacaaaatcttcatcgtttttaaggtatgtgtaaaaGACTTTACCAgtgtcttggtccctaattgaaggggccagcccctttttcttccGTTtattcgaaaggtctcacgaatactaacatattttgttcttacatgcatctaaaattgttgttcatttttgagatacaaatgattggatattttaggggccagccctctagatccttaatggggacagaaattcgtgttttcaCATGTGGAAtctatttaaatcataaattcaaacattttctcttttatgatgtctaacaaaatatttctacttctctagttatattgcgtcaaagtttaagttctttggcccctaaaaatccctaattacgtaataaatgggcttggcaatatttttttctaatagatattagtacgatcaacaactttgcttctataatgcattacaaaatctttatcgttttaaagttatttgtaatagagtttaagagtgtcTTGGCctctaaaaaaaggggccagtccctttttcttgattttatacgaaaggtctcatgaatactaacattttttgttcttacatccatctaaaattgttgatcacttttgagatacaaatgattgaatattttaggggccagccctctagatccttaatggggacagaaatgcgtgttttgatatgtggaatcaatttaaatcatttattcaaacattttctcttctatgatgtctaacaaaatatgtatacttctctagttatttttcgtcaaagtttaagtactttggcccttaaaaatccctatttacgtaataaatgggcgtggcaatatttttttcctaagagatattggtacgatcaacaactttgcttctataatgcattacaaaatctttatcgtttttatgttatttgtaatagagtttatgagtgtcttggcccctaatttaaggggccagcccctatttcttgattttgttgaaaagaactttggATTATCTaccttttttgttatatatgttttaacaaaatatcaactcataaaaagatacagattaaaacgtatgaaaaatttgattcgaaattcgtacccaattttcgagcctaggcgagctcatagaaatggcgccactggcgccaaaaaactacattgtacACAATTTCaacctatggtctacctatcctgaaaatttcatattcctatctctgatagtctctgagtttatgtctgcacaaaatgggtcgtaaaaactgacaaaatcggccgtaaatcggaaccggaagtgccgatttcaaaatttcaaaaaacttctagaattatgaccactggctatcatctgagaaaaaatggtcgaaatcggccgaatagttttcgagaaatcgcatgcacaaaattcgtggaaaaaaataataataactagatacgatctcgttacgagtaacgaggaggtcttccgttcaatttttcaaacgataccattaaaatatcaatgaaatttcagaatttccactcacatttcacatacagcacatttaaagatttaatgttttaatcacctaaaaattcctaattacgtcatcaatgggtgtggctatgagttttacaaactgatattgttacgatcaacaactttgcttctataatgcattacaaaatctttattgttt carries:
- the LOC128157702 gene encoding uncharacterized protein LOC128157702 isoform X1 — its product is MASCNETVETLFTHRQGFAIDDGMLTTVFLFVLILANLILTIHFYLSWRSRRKYLLLPRGIKRKQGVSQRLQADPQREIDPIYADIRESYFSDTHGEMYACIDTKLGGKNTYRRLKDKFTWRGRNRDKTKTLTMLFDMHSQDVNRTVRRLESEEITTE
- the LOC128157702 gene encoding uncharacterized protein LOC128157702 isoform X2, with product MVWRINSFIDDGMLTTVFLFVLILANLILTIHFYLSWRSRRKYLLLPRGIKRKQGVSQRLQADPQREIDPIYADIRESYFSDTHGEMYACIDTKLGGKNTYRRLKDKFTWRGRNRDKTKTLTMLFDMHSQDVNRTVRRLESEEITTE